From Nicotiana tabacum cultivar K326 chromosome 15, ASM71507v2, whole genome shotgun sequence, the proteins below share one genomic window:
- the LOC107809659 gene encoding UDP-glycosyltransferase 74E2-like has translation MEEITSKSHVLVLPFPVQGHINPMVQFSKRLVSRGVKVTLITIDSISKSIPKDSNSIKIESIPHDESPPNSIDIFLEWFFTLISNNLREIVKKLSDSEYPVKVLVFDSVATWAIDLAHELGIKGAAFFTQSCSLSAIYYHLDPEISKITLDGSAVSLPSLPLLEKEDLPSFVYQSESYPALVRLVFSQNINFKKADWLFFNTFDVLEEVVDWMRTQYPIKTIGPTIPSMYLDKRLKDDKEYGSSLIKPNGETCMKWLDLKEIGSVVYVSFGSLASLGEKQMEELALGLIMSNSYFLWAVRDTEENKLPNEFKSKASEKGLIVNWSPQLDVLAHKSVGCFFTHCGWNSTLEALSLGVPMVCMPQWTDQPTNAKFISDVWRTGIRVKAGKDGVITREEVASSIKEVMEEEKGVMLKENAIKWKTLAKEAVDEGGSSDKNIEEFLSTCNALDLVSD, from the exons atggaagaaataaccAGCAAATCTCATGTTCTAGTTCTCCCTTTTCCTGTACAAGGGCACATAAATCCAATGGTTCAATTTTCCAAACGTTTAGTATCAAGAGGGGTTAAAGTTACCTTAATCACTATAGATTCTATTAGCAAATCCATTCCGAAGGACTCAAATTCAATCAAAATTGAGTCAATTCCACATGATGAGTCACCACCAAATAGTATTGATATTTTTCTTGAATGGTTCTTTACTTTAATATCTAACAATTTGAGAGAAATTGTTAAGAAATTATCTGATTCTGAATATCCTGTGaaagttcttgtgtttgattcaGTTGCTACTTGGGCAATTGACTTAGCACATGAGTTAGGAATTAAAGGGGCTGCTTTTTTTACACAATCTTGTTCTCTTAGTGCTATATATTATCATTTGGATCCAGAAATAAGTAAAATTACTTTGGATGGTTCTGCTGTTTCTTTGCCTTCACTTCCATTGTTAGAAAAGGAAGATTTGCCTTCTTTTGTTTATCAGAGTGAATCATATCCTGCTCTTGTAAGACTTGTCTTCAGCCAGAATATTAATTTCAAGAAAGCAGATTGGCTTTTTTTCAACACATTTGATGTGTTAGAGGAG GTGGTCGATTGGATGAGGACTCAATATCCAATCAAAACAATTGGACCAACTATTCCATCAATGTATCTTGACAAGAGACTAAAAGATGACAAAGAATATGGCTCAAGTCTTATCAAACCCAATGGTGAAACTTGTATGAAATGGCTAGATTTGAAAGAAATTGGCTCAGTTGTTTATGTATCATTTGGAAGTTTGGCCAGTCTAGGAGAAAAACAAATGGAGGAATTAGCATTGGGATTAATAATGAGCAACTCCTACTTCTTGTGGGCTGTTAGAGATACTGAAGAAAACAAACTTCCAAATGAATTCAAGTCCAAAGCATCAGAAAAAGGACTAATTGTGAATTGGAGTCCTCAACTTGATGTTTTAGCTCATAAATCAGTTGGATGTTTCTTTACTCATTGTGGATGGAATTCGACGCTCGAAGCGTTGAGTTTGGGAGTCCCAATGGTGTGTATGCCTCAGTGGACAGATCAACCAACTAATGCAAAATTTATTAGTGATGTATGGCGAACGGGAATTCGAGTTAAAGCTGGAAAAGATGGTGTAATTACAAGAGAAGAAGTAGCTAGTTCTATTAAGGAAGTGATGGAAGAAGAGAAAGGAGTAATGCTAAAAGAGAATGCAATTAAATGGAAAACTTTGGCTAAGGAAGCAGTAGATGAAGGAGGAAGTTCtgataaaaatattgaagaaTTTCTTTCAACTTGTAATGCATTAGACTTAGTATCAGATTGA